The Candidatus Methylomirabilis sp. region CGAGGCGGCCATCCTGGATGTCATTCGCCAGGCCGGAATCGATGCCACCGTCCTCTCCGAGGAAGCGGGGGAGGTCCGCGTGGCGGGGAAGGGCGAGCCGGTCTGCGTGGTCGTGGACCCCTTCGACGGCTCGGCCCTGTATCGTCACGGCATCCGGGCCTTTTGGTACACCGCCATTGGAATCCTGAGCGCGGATGGCCGACCGATGGCAGCGGCGTGCCTCGACCTGATCCACGGGACGGTCGAGGTAGCCGGCGGTGGGAGGGGGTTCACGGGGCGGCTGGACGGGACGACCCTCCGGGACCCGGTGCCCCTCCGGCCTTCCGGCGCGACCAGGCTCCAGGGGGCGCGGCTCGAGGTCTATCTCATGAAGCCGGCCTTCCTCCGGGCGGCACTGGACCGGGCCGGACCCCTCCTGCGGGTGGCAGGGTTCGTCCTCCCGAACGGGGGGCCGCCGGGGCTGGCGGACGTCGCGGCGGGCCGTGTCGACCTCTACGTGGGCCTGCGGCAGGGGCCGACGGAGATCTTCTCGGCCCTGGCCCTGGCCGAGGCGGCGGGGGCCACGGTCACGGACCTCACGGGCCAGCCGCTCAACTTCGTCCCCGATATGAGCGCGACGAGCGACGTCCTCTGCGCGGCCACCCCGCCGCTGCACCGGGAGGTGCTCCAGGCCTTGCGGGCGGGAGGACGCTGAGACCGAAGCCCCCCCTCGCTTGCCTGGGCTGGGGGGTTTCGGTATGCTGGGCGGACCGAGGCAGAGGGAACGGCGAGAAGGTGAGGGGGGGCAGAGGGGAGGGCGGCGATGCGGCTCACGGGCGGGGAGATCGT contains the following coding sequences:
- a CDS encoding inositol monophosphatase family protein, translating into EAAILDVIRQAGIDATVLSEEAGEVRVAGKGEPVCVVVDPFDGSALYRHGIRAFWYTAIGILSADGRPMAAACLDLIHGTVEVAGGGRGFTGRLDGTTLRDPVPLRPSGATRLQGARLEVYLMKPAFLRAALDRAGPLLRVAGFVLPNGGPPGLADVAAGRVDLYVGLRQGPTEIFSALALAEAAGATVTDLTGQPLNFVPDMSATSDVLCAATPPLHREVLQALRAGGR